The genomic region AGGCCAAGAGCACGGAGAAGGGATGGGGCCTCAAGCTCGGCGAGCTGGCCAGGATCTGGAAGGGCGGGTGCATCATCCGTGCCAGCTTCCTCGACCGCATCAAGAAGGCCTATGACAGGAACGGTGAGCTCGCCAACCTCCTCATCGACCCCGAGTTTGCCCAGGAGATCATGGACAGGCAAGCCGCGTGGCGGAGGGTCGTCTGCCTCGCCATCAACAACGGCGTCAGCACCCCCGGCATGTCTGCGAGTCTGGCATACTTCGACTCCTACCGGAGGGACAGGCTTCCTGCCAACCTCGTCCAGGCCCAGAGCATAGTAGCCGGAAACGGGGAACGGTAGGCCGTCCCTCGATCCCGATTCATCGACCCGGAATCGGATTTGGGAACGAGGTCGGATTCGGTACAATTCGATGAAGATTCAGCGTCCCCGCAGCCTGCTCCTCGATTCAGGTTCAAGGATCCAACAGCCAAAACGCGAGGCATAATTTACTCACGCCGGCGTTTCTTTTCTCAAGGACTCCTCGTTCTTCCTCCAGTCTATTAGTTGCAAGGGATTCATTAACAACAAGGAATTATGACCGTCAGGGAGTCGTCGTTCTTCAGGAACTGCGTTCCTCGACCCATGGTACCGTACCGGGTCCATCGTACCCAAACGGATTGGATCGCGTCCCCGCTATAAAAAAAATCATTCGAGAGATGTATACCCTCGTTGTACCCTATTTTTTTCAGCCACGGACTCCCGTCCCTCGTTCCCGTTCCTTGTTCCCACCGTACCGGAAACATGCCAACTATGGCCCAGAGGGACTACTTTGGGGCGCACACCTACGAGAGGGTCGACATGCCCGGCTCCTTCCACACCGAGTGGTACAAGATCGCCAACTCGAAGATCTAAGCTGCTGCTGCCGCTCTACCAAGAGACGGCCCATCAGGTTTCGTCTTCTTGATATCCTTTGTTGCTGCCAGTCATGAGTCCTTTTCCTGTAGGGGAGCAACCGCCATTTAATTTTTATTATTCGAGTAATGAGTCCTGTATTTAATTTCTACAAGGAGATCACATATTCTCTCCAGTCCCCACCACTTCCATGTGATTTATCAACCCTGGAGGGAAGACATTGCCATTCTGAATTAGTTTGAATAAAATGTGTGTTTTACCTACCTGTGTTGGATAGCAAATGGTCCTGCTTTCTCAAGTTTGCTTTCTGAGCAGAACCACTGCTTGTTGTTTGTTTGTTGTCTCATATGATTCTCACAAGTTGTGTCTATGGTAGCATGTGACAAGTCCTTTTTTGTTTGGAAGATAGGCCATGTTTGCCTACCCAAATGTGAACACACGGTCGAAAAAGGAAGTTCCAACTGTGAACATAAGTAATCATGAAAGGGGTGGTGATATCATTAGCCTCTATGTAGGTCAAACCGTCAAAGATCATATTTAGTTCAAAGTTCAGACATACATGGTAGAGAAAATCTGTTTGACTGACTGGAACTGAGTCCAAGTTTTGTCGAACTATGTTGTAAACTGGCTCGTTTCGACAAAATATTACCGTATTTATAGCACCCAAGTTTCATCAGATGGACCCATTTATGCTCTTGGGCTAACTTCCATCTAATTGCTGGAGTGTATATAGGCTGGACTAAACTGTCCTTGATTGCCGGTCATCAGCGCTCAGTCGTGCAAAGACAGCTCTTCTGTGGAGTCCGCAAACCGAGCTTGAAGGCGTACTTTGCACGCTGGAGAAGCTGTGGTGCGGATTTTGCAAGGTTTGTGGCCATGAAACTGAAGATGCTCACCATGGCATTGTCATTGTTGGCTGCGCTCGGAGATGCAATGCGCAAAGTATGGGACTTACCTTGGGTTCGCAGGAGTGGACTGGCTGCTGGTGCTACTATCTTCATTGGTGAAGATGCAAGAACCACAATAGTACCCGAAAATCCTTTTCTGAGCCCTGTTTTTCCTGTGATCTGCTTACTGCAGGACTCAACAGTCAACACCTGTTCTGAACCTGAATAAGCTGAGGCAGCCGCTGTTCTGCTCGGCCTTCAACACCGATCTGATCTACGAGGAGCTGAGAATAGCTACGCGAAGAAACCAGGGACCAGGCCAATGCGTCCCATCAGCCATACAGGTAGCTTTGCCAATTCCGGTGCTCTCGGGCACCCTATAtgcaaaaataatttaaaagttcGAAAGATTCTAGTACCTTTCCGGAATCAAACATGATCAAGTATTGTACTCGTATAAAAAGGTTCGCcagagaatgactttcattataTGCTGGGTCAAAGATTCGCCAAAAAACCCACTATCTTTGACACGGTATCGAAGGGATGGGGTTCTTCCATATCGAGGTTCCGGAGGTGGAAGTATCGGATACCCCACTCCTTGCGGTGGTGGCTGTCCGTGGCAATGGCGTGGCAACAGCAGAAATCATCTCCGATGAGCTCAAACACCTTTGCAAGGTCAACTGGGATTCGCAAGTCACCCCCCTCGTTGGTGTGGCACTGTTTATGTAATTTTTTTGTACTGGATCATGTACAGTACAGTTCTTGTGTTACATAGTTCAGTTGTGAACACACTGTCAAAAAACAAGATTAACTGTGAACATAAATAATCATGAAAATGGTGGTATTACCATGAAAAGTTTCTGCAGAGGCTGAGCTCCATTGAGCTCTTTATTTTTCTTTCAGCAAAAATGCACATATACATGTAGACATATATTTGTAGACatcaaaaaaaaactgaaaaaacgtATACATGTAGACATATATTTGTAGTATTCATGTGTAAAATTTTGTTAACATATATATTAATATGTGATATACACAGAAAAGACAAATAACATATTAAAATGGGCCTTTTCTTTGTTGTATTTGGGCCAGATATTGGTCTTTTTTGTGTAGGATGCAAACAATCAATTTAGTTGACGAAATCGTGTACATACTTGAAGAATATGCATATGTATTTGTAGAAAAAAGTTGACATTTTTTAATATTCTAAATATATTTTGATATTTTTTGACAAATGAGCTCCATGGAGCTTGGTCTTTGCAAGACTTTTTTCGGTATTACCCTCTCTATGTAGAATATAGTTCAAAGATCAACTGACTGGAACTTAGTCCAAGTTCTATCGAACTTTGTTCAAAATCGACTCATTTTGACAGAATATTATCTGTACTTGGTGCGATAAATTCTTATCCGAGATTGATCTATTTACACTCTGAACTGAACTAACATCCAGCATTGCTGGAGTAATGTGTAGATGCTGGACTCAACTGTCTTTGATTGGGCGTTTCCTGGTGCAGGTCCTGCAGAGACGGGTCTAAGAAGTGCGCAAACCGAGCTCAAAGGCGTACTTTACACAATGGAGAAGCTGCGGAGGCAGGTTTGCTACTCTGCTTCTGCTTTTGGATTGTTTCCTTCTTCATTCACTGACTCACCATGTGGCGGAGGAGGAACCGTGCCGCACCTCGCATGCAATATTTGTGGCCAGAAGCTCGCGGCGGCGTAATGGCAGTGTCGGTTAGGGAGGAGAAGGAGCCGTGCTGCATCTCTGCACACGTTCGACCACGCCGCACGCCGGTAAGCCACCCTCCATGCCATCATCCACGCCGGCGATGGCGAACCTCGCTTCACCTAGGACGACTCCCTCTCCGCCGTTTCCTCGCTCTCCAGCTGCATCACGACCGTGCTCCCTCACCCTTCCACCGGCCTCCATGGAGATGACCGGTTCCCAGGTGTGTGCGTGAGGCGTGATGCTTTCGACTTCCGATTTCTCCCATTGTATTGTAAATACCCCTTCTCTGACACCGAATTTGTAATGCTAGGCTGCTAGGATCGACGCGGGGGAAACACCGGGGTGATGCCTAGGGTCGTGGGTGTGTAAGCCTTGACGTCGATGGAGTACGTCGACCCCCGTCCTTGCTGGGGGTCCCTGTTTATCGGGTAGGTCGACAACTATGGACCAAACACCCTGCCCCCGGCGAATCCtattggcgctgcaggcgcccgttaacgtGAGGATCGAACCCGCGACCTCCGTGTCGAGCGAACAAGCTATAACCATCACACCAACATCTTTTTCCGTATTTTCTTATCTCTACTTTCCTATTtcctttttccattttcttttttcctttttttgtttttcgttccagttttcatattttttttcttcttcctggtTCGATGTTTTTATTTGAAATTCGTGAACGTTTTTCTCCAAAATCAATGAACtgttttttaaaatttgatgaactttttttataaattcgatgaactttttaccaaagtcgatgaacttttttcaaatttgatgaacttttaaaaaaaaccattaacttttttcaattttgatgaacctttttccaaATTCGATCAACCTTTTTTcagattgatgaacttttcttagaAATGATTAtctttttcaattttgatgaacgttttccaaatttgatgaaatatgtttcaagttcgatgaacattttttgaaaatccattttttttcaattttgatgaacgtTTTTCGAAACCAACAAAACTTTTTCCAAATttcatgaaccttttttcaaattcaatgatttttgttttcaaaatccgtggacattttttgaaaatattGATGAACCCTTTTTTGAAAATTAATGAACTCTTTTCAGGTTTGTGATATTTTCTTTCAAAATGAAGAACtgttttcaaaatccatgaactttttcaaattcatggtaTTTTTCCAAAAAATTCTGTGAAATAAAATAGCGTGCGGCATTGTTTATTAAGAGTTTGCCGCTGTTAGTAAACATTACCCGCAGGATAGGTCGAGTGGATAGTGGTGTCGTATGTGAACTCAAGGTAGTGTGTTTGAGACCCGTAGATGTCGTTTTTCGATCTTTTGTGTACTTTTGTGTTCACTGCTCGGCGCTATTCATGGGCCGACCCAACTGGGCGCCATAGCGAGCGCCAGGGAGCTCCCCCTGCCCCCCTCTCGCATGCTACTGAATTTgggctaaggatggcaatgggtcgggtttgaaCCGGGTTGAACAATATCTAATCCATATTCATATCCATGAAGATAGTCTTTGCCCAACCATGAAAAtatccatgggtgaaaaattgtgtccatgtcaaAACCGATAATACAATGTTAACATAAGCTCTTCCAATCTTCACCTCGTGGCAGGCTAGGCCTCACTTACGGTAAACAtcaacttatggtaaatcaacgcCCACTAACAACCAAATATCATTTAGGATTTTTTTTCTAAtagatgagaatgacgagtcatttaacaAGGAGATCAAAATAATagaaggggtgttggagtatgttATGGATGTGATTGAATGTCAACTATTAAAAGTTACGACGAGGATTGTGCAATTTCTTTTGCATGTTTTAGATAACAAAGTGTAAAATTGCAGCGGGACATGTGACTGTGGGGTAGGGATAGCAAATTTTTGCCCAATAAGTCATACTATCGGGTTGGGTTTCGATATATCcacgggtacaagattatatccatgtcCTACCCATgagcaatcgggtcgggtttgggtgccgcccatggacacaaaagcatatccaaaccgtatccattcgggtcggatatccatgggtatccatgtccatggataaaattgccatccttaattTGGGCCCGCCCAAGCGCATGCTCCATCTGCCGGTTTTGGGAAGGGAAGGTTAACCTTCCCAAACCGGgcctttcattttcattttcattttctccttttgtttgcttttagatttttattttttatttgtttgtgtttaatcttatttttttattttatacttatttttcttattttttgaattcacaaatatTTTATTAAATTTCATAAACCTTTTTGAAATCACAAATTCATTACCTTTTCAGAAAAACGCACAGAATTTTCAAGTTTGCTAACATTTTACGAATTGTATAccaatttatgaacttttttccaaa from Triticum aestivum cultivar Chinese Spring chromosome 4A, IWGSC CS RefSeq v2.1, whole genome shotgun sequence harbors:
- the LOC123084428 gene encoding 6-phosphogluconate dehydrogenase, decarboxylating 1-like, with the translated sequence MKGTGKWTVQQAAELSVAAPTIEASLDSRFLSVLKDERVAASKIFQGDYSSGETVDKAQLIEDVRKALYASKICSYAQGMNIIKAKSTEKGWGLKLGELARIWKGGCIIRASFLDRIKKAYDRNGELANLLIDPEFAQEIMDRQAAWRRVVCLAINNGVSTPGMSASLAYFDSYRRDRLPANLVQAQSIVAGNGERTQQSTPVLNLNKLRQPLFCSAFNTDLIYEELRIATRRNQGPGQCVPSAIQMLDSTVFDWAFPGAGPAETGLRSAQTELKGVLYTMEKLRRQVCYSASAFGLFPSSFTDSPCGGGGTVPHLACNICGQKLAAA